The following are encoded in a window of Lampris incognitus isolate fLamInc1 chromosome 15, fLamInc1.hap2, whole genome shotgun sequence genomic DNA:
- the mideasa gene encoding mitotic deacetylase associated SANT domain protein a isoform X4: MSLPPQHKVSSDKSSKHSAAAMKEPLQHPGEVYYGMGPPVVEPGHSDSGSTSGVYNQEKGPQSRLQYQQAAPVKWMHQEPIQPSGWSQEVSVPGWGQNFVPYMGGPNIRGQMAFHKGGQNVGALQMGGENQQTGSVEAYRESPQAQTQAQARGLEWEQHAATAAMHQAQLQAYQQGHKGVDIQGQPHAPPQAMPGSVLQPFQATFKTAKQQFPSGYYPVFQGHKAIPSLGYSEQPKTQQQLLHQMQQQQMHHHQQQQLRQQHHHQLQQQHLQQQQHQMQQRQIHQQQQLQQMQQQYHQHQLQERRQQIHQMQQQLQPQPNVSQPEVSQLQVHQKQLHTQNFMAYEPAEPCPSDPSVSNLGQQQEAEIQADDPPASSIPCSEKVSSDPMQSENAAVVVPRRSRRLSREGLSPVAPPPTIPCSQASKETPPSQNGVAEAEAVRTGEAQVTTGGVIHSTRRRRRASKEINLETLAQKASEMESLPAKVVKEDGPQGRQAGMVPLVIPVSVPDGETCPGQDEEGKSKSKRRPRPEPLFIPPPKPSTFIAPSVYSSITSYQSHLRSPVRLPDNPLTLPPYTPPPILSPVREGSGLYFSTFLSNIAASNQSLPPPATPKSASRSLLRSSSSDITPPVLPLITDATPVSLEPRINIGQQYQAEVPELRECCAAQVDQHKADLVWLPMDESQLKHGDQDRTKDMMNLACSSVFRGGGTNQELVLHCLHQYGGNILETLNCLMLEDTIIPKDHHLTDYHYSGSDRWTAAEKCYFNKGISAYRKDFFRVQKLVRTKTVAQCVEFYYTYKKQVKIGRNGTLTYGPPDSFMDKGSEAVVDIKSSQRSKMNQGEGERGDKLEQDLFDQGQDESLARVAQSLQAHDYAATVLVLQEKDVGNRQIYTQSILPPGSGKPVPEPAGKKSRAPPKASQDPEGVFPCKKCSRVFYKVKSRSAHMKSHAEQEKKAAAQRQREEEEEVRKAAAAEAQVKKAAVAAAMAAGAQAGNGSGGTEQAEVSSQGESSEGEDEDDDDWQ; this comes from the exons ATGAGCCTTCCTCCTCAACATAAAGTAAGTTCTGATAAGAGTAGTAAACACAGTGCTGCAGCCATGAAGGAGCCTCTGCAGCATCCCGGAGAGGTTTATTATGGCATGGGACCTCCAGTGGTAGAGCCAGGCCACAGTGATTCCGGTAGCACCTCCGGCGTTTATAACCAAGAAAAAGGCCCTCAAAGTCGACTCCAATATCAGCAGGCTGCCCCAGTGAAGTGGATGCACCAGGAGCCCATACAGCCCTCTGGCTGGTCTCAAGAAGTTTCTGTACCAGGATGGGGGCAGAACTTCGTCCCCTACATGGGTGGGCCAAACATCAGGGGTCAGATGGCATTCCATAAAGGGGGACAAAATGTCGGAGCTCTGCAGATGGGGGGAGAAAATCAACAGACAGGATCTGTGGAGGCTTACAGAGAAAGCCCCCAAGCTCAGACTCAAGCCCAGGCGAGGGGTCTCGAGTGGGAGCAGCATGCTGCTACTGCTGCAATGCATCAGGCCCAGCTCCAAGCCTATCAGCAGGGCCATAAAGGCGTTGACATCCAGGGTCAGCCCCACGCCCCTCCTCAAGCCATGCCTGGGTCTGTGCTGCAGCCTTTCCAGGCAACATTTAAGACCGCCAAACAGCAGTTTCCATCTGGGTATTACCCCGTGTTCCAGGGCCACAAGGCGATACCCAGCCTCGGATACAGTGAGCAGCCTAAAACCCAACAGCAACTGCTGCACCAGATGCAGCAGCAACAAATGCACCACCATCAGCAGCAACAGCTGCGTCAACAGCACCATCATCAACTACAGCAGCAGCATTTGCAACAGCAACAGCACCAAATGCAACAACGTCAGATCCACCAGCAGCAGCAACTGCAGCAAATGCAACAACAGTATCACCAACATCAGCTACAAGAGCGAAGGCAACAAATCCATCAAATGCAACAGCAGCTACAACCACAGCCGAATGTATCACAGCCAGAGGTGTCACAGCTACAGGTGCACCAAAAACAGCTTCACACACAAAACTTCATGGCCTATGAACCTGCTGAACCCTGTCCGTCTGACCCGTCAGTGAGCAATCTGGGACAGCAACAGGAAGCAGAGATCCAAGCCGATGATCCACCAGCCTCGTCCATTCCATGCTCTGAAAAGGTCTCTTCAGATCCCATGCAGTCTGAGAATGCAGCGGTGGTCGTCCCTCGACGCTCACGCCGCCTCTCTAGGGAGGGGCTATCCCCAGTGGCCCCCCCGCCCACCATCCCTTGTTCACAAGCCTCCAAAGAGACCCCGCCATCCCAAAATGGAGTAGCAGAAGCAGAGGCGGTGAGAACGGGGGAAGCCCAGGTGACAACAGGAGGGGTCATTCATAGCACCCGCCGAAGGAGGAGGGCATCTAAGGAGATCAACCTGGAGACTTTAGCCCAGAAGGCATCGGAAATGGAGTCCCTGCCTGCTAAAGTTGTTAAG GAAGATGGTCCTCAGGGCCGACAGGCGGGCATGGTGCCCCTGGTCATCCCCGTGTCTGTGCCG GATGGGGAGACTTGTCCAGGACAGGATGAGGAGGGAAAATCCAAATCGAAGAGGCGACCCCGTCCTGAGCCCCTCTTCATCCCTCCTCCAAAACCATCCACGTTCATCGCTCCATCAGTCTACTCCAGCATAACTTCGTACCAGAGCCACCTGCGCTCCCCGGTCCGTCTACCAGACAACCCCCTCACCCTGCCCCCGTATACTCCTCCACCCATTCTTTCCCCTGTGCGAGAGGGCTCGGGGCTCTATTTCTCCACCTTCCTGTCCAACATTGCTGCGAGCAACCAGAGCCTGCCACCGCCGGCTACACCAAAGTCTGCCTCCCGCAGCCTCCTGCGGTCCA GCAGTTCAGACATCACCCCCCCAGTCCTGCCTCTCATCACTGATGCCACACCGGTCAGCCTTGAGCC ACGGATCAACATTGGGCAGCAGTACCAGGCTGAGGTTCCAGAGCTGAGGGAGTGTTGTGCGGCCCAGGTTGATCAACACAAGGCTGACCTGGTTTGGCTCCCCATGGACGAGTCCCAGCTCAAACATGGAGACCAGGACCGCA CAAAGGATATGATGAACTTGGCTTGTTCCAGTGTGTTCCGTGGTGGAGGCACCAATCAGGAGCTGGTTTTACACTGTTTACATCAATATGGAGGCAATATCCTT GAGACTCTGAACTGTTTGATGCTCGAGGACACCATCATACCCAAAGATCATCACCTGACAGATTATCACTATTCAG GCTCAGACCGCTGGACTGCGGCAGAGAAGTGCTACTTCAACAAAGGTATCTCCGCCTACAGGAAGGACTTCTTCAGGGTACAGAAACTG GTGCGGACCAAGACGGTGGCTCAGTGTGTGGAATTTTACTACACGTATAAAAAGCAGGTGAAGATCGGCCGCAATGGGACTCTGACCTATGGACCTCCAGACTCCTTCATGGACAAGGGCTCAGAGGCCGTGGTGGACATTAAG AGTTCTCAGCGATCAAAAATGAatcaaggagagggggaaaggggCGACAAGCTGGAGCAAGATTTATTCGACCAGGGCCAAGACGAAAGCCTGGCGAGGGTCGCTCAGTCGCTGCAGGCTCACGACTAC GCAGCAACGGTGTTGGTGCTCCAAGAGAAGGATGTGGGCAATAGGCAGATTTACACTCAGTCGATACTGCCCCCGGGCTCGGGCAAGCCTGTCCCCGAGCCTGCAGGAAAGAAGAGCAGAGCCCCTCCGAAAGCCTCGCAGGACCCCGAGGGAGTCTTTCCCTGCAAGAAGTGCAGCAG GGTGTTTTATAAGGTGAAGAGTCGCAGTGCTCATATGAAGAGTCACGCCGAGCAGGAGAAGAAGGCTGCAGCTCAGcgccagagagaggaggaggaggaggtgcggAAAGCAGCCGCCGCCGAAGCTCAGGTGAAGAAGGCAGCGGTGGCGGCAGCAATGGCGGCAGGGGCTCAGGCTGGGAATGGATCCGGAGGGACAGAACAGGCAGAGGTCAGCAGCCAGGGGGAGTCCTCTGAGGGagaggatgaagatgatgatgactgGCAATGA